One part of the bacterium genome encodes these proteins:
- a CDS encoding alpha/beta hydrolase — MTDDSSKPWAVPEPLETVDARMDDGTVITVRRHGNPDGRRLVLSHGNGLAIDLYYPFWSLLADDFDIIVHDLRNHGWNKVGDLRDHTVPTFARDHDSILEAIDDRFGEKPKAGVLHSVSALAALLSPTKGSGYSALVLFDPPLCQPGKGHSEFETAAKQISALTRRRSPRFATSQALIDLVQFMPAFRGAVPGIAELLASTTLREDSEGDGFELRCPREYEAQIVDYANVYAVSVDFTEIMCPVKVIGADPTIPYSYLPTLDLSDILSVDYDFLPDATHFLQLEKPTECAAMLRDFLDRSRRCAE; from the coding sequence GTGACCGACGACTCCTCAAAGCCATGGGCCGTCCCCGAGCCGCTCGAGACCGTCGATGCCCGCATGGACGACGGCACGGTCATCACCGTCCGCCGCCACGGCAACCCCGACGGGCGGCGGCTCGTGCTGAGTCACGGCAACGGGCTCGCGATCGACCTCTACTACCCCTTCTGGTCGCTCCTCGCCGACGATTTCGACATCATCGTCCACGACCTTCGGAACCACGGCTGGAACAAGGTGGGCGATCTGCGGGATCACACGGTGCCAACGTTCGCGCGTGACCACGACAGCATCCTGGAGGCGATCGACGACCGCTTCGGGGAGAAGCCGAAGGCCGGTGTCCTCCATTCGGTCTCGGCTCTCGCAGCCCTGCTCTCTCCGACGAAAGGCAGCGGATACTCGGCGCTCGTGCTGTTCGACCCGCCCCTCTGCCAGCCGGGGAAGGGCCACTCCGAATTCGAAACGGCCGCCAAGCAGATCTCGGCGCTGACGCGGCGCCGCTCGCCGCGGTTCGCCACCAGCCAGGCCCTGATCGACCTCGTGCAGTTCATGCCGGCGTTCCGCGGCGCCGTGCCGGGGATAGCCGAACTGCTGGCCTCGACGACACTCCGTGAGGACTCCGAGGGGGACGGATTCGAGCTGCGTTGCCCGCGGGAGTACGAGGCGCAGATCGTCGACTACGCCAACGTCTACGCCGTGTCGGTGGACTTCACCGAGATCATGTGCCCCGTGAAGGTGATCGGCGCAGATCCGACTATCCCCTACTCGTACCTGCCCACCCTCGATCTCAGCGACATTCTGAGCGTCGACTACGACTTCCTGCCCGACGCGACCCACTTCCTGCAGCTGGAGAAACCCACCGAATGCGCCGCGATGCTGCGCGACTTTCTGGAC